The genomic region TCTTCAGCCAGCAGCACGTGCCATTCTTTGGCTCCGGATTCACGCATCGTCGATGGAAATATGCGGCCCCGCGCGGTTGCGGTCGACGGTTCCTGCGTCTCCATCCCGGTCTGCACCAGTCCGAACGGAATCGTGAAGGAGAAGGTACTGCCTTGTCCGGGCGCGCTCTCGACCCAAATGCGTCCTCCCATCAGATCAACCAGCTGCCTGCAGATGGCGAGCCCCAATCCGACTCCGCCGTAATGCCGGTTGGCTCGCGAGTCCGCTTGGGAGAAGCGCTCAAAGAGCCGGTCCCGCAGCTCGTCGATGATGCCGATTCCCGTGTCGGCGACGGCAAACTGTACCTTGCACTGCGCGTCGTCGATGGCGCGTAGTTTCGCCTGCACGGTGATCGATCCGGCTTCCGTAAACTTGATCGCGTTCCTGACGAGGTTGAGCAGCACTTGCTGAAACCGATGGGGGTCGCCTTTCATTCGGGCGGGGATCGCCGGGTCGAGGTGAGTGGTGACCGTCAAGCCCTTCCCCTGCGCTTCGGTGCCGAGAAGATTGGTGCATTCCAGCATGATCTCGCGCAGAACGAACGGTTCTGAGGTCAACGTCAGGGTGCCGGACTCCGCCTTGGCGGTCAGCAGCAGATCCTCGATCATCCGCAGGAGCGCATCGCTGGCCTTGGTGCAGCGTTCCACCAGCGCCAATTGCTGGGGGGACAACGGGGTTCTGGCCAGGTAGTCCGCCATCCCCATGATGGCGTTCAACGGCGTGCGCATTTCGTGGCTCATGTTGGCCAGGAAATCGCTCTTGGCCTTGCTGGCCGCCTCGGCCGCCAGTCTGGCCCGCACCAGTTCCGCTTCCGCCTCCTTGCGTTCCGTCACATCTTCCGAGATGCCCAGCAGATAGCGGGGCGTGCCGTCGTCGTCACAAATCGGGATCTTCTTGGTGTGCAATAACCGGACGCCCATATCCTTGGTTTGCACCGGTTCTTCCGGAATGTCGATCAGACATCCGCCGGCGAGCGTTTCGCGGTCCTTGGCGGTAAAAAAATCGGCTTCCTGCTTCGGGAAGAAATCGTAGTCGTTCTTTCCCAACAAGTCCGATCGGGAGTAGCCGAGCAAGGCTTCGCCGGCTTTGTTGAACCGGACAAACCTCAGATCTTGAGCATCTTTGACGAACACCATGTCCGGCAGGTGTTCGAACAGGGATTCGATGAACGCGGTGGTCTGCCGGAGCGCGTCCTCGGCCCGCTGTCGCTCGCTGATGTCGCGGATGAACGATGAAAACAACACGTCCTTGCCGAGCATCAGCGGGATCACGGTCAATTCGGCCGGAAAGCGTGCTCCGTTTTTCCTGAGCGCGGCCACTTCGATGCGCTGCCGGAGCATCCGTTCGGTGCCGGTGGCGAGATAGCGCTTCAATCCTTCGATGTGGGCGGCACGCTGGTCGCCCGGGACGATCAGCTCGACGAGCGGTTTGCCCATGGCCTCCTCGCGGGAGAATCCGAATATTCTCTCGGCCTGCGGATTCCATTCGACCACGGTTCCGTGCCGGTCCATCGCGACGACGGCATCGAGAGCGCCTTCCACGATCGCCTGAAGCTTGGCTTCGCTGCGTTGCCGCGCGCGCCGGCCTTGGGCGTCGAAATACAGGAACGCGGTGAGAATCCACAGGGTGCCGATTCCGACGGACCGGTTGAAAACCGCCAGAGGCAGCGACTCGCCGGAATGCGACGGCAGAAACGGCTCTCCCATGATGGCGACGGACCAGAACGCCGTGGCGAACAGGAGGATCCGGGGATCGTAGAGCCGCGCGATGGGAAGGGCCAGAAGGAAATACGGCAACCAGGGAGCAAAGCCGATAGGGAAATGCACGTCGATCGCGAAGATCAGGACAGTTGCCAAGGCGATGAGGCCTGGAGTCAACGGCCGCAGGCGGGTCCACACGGACCGAGAGGAGGGTGCATTCTGGCTTGGCGCCGGCGGCGCCCCTGCATCCGTCATGTCATCCAGTATAGGCAGGAGGTGCGGAGTCTCAAACGCTTTTCACGTTCTTGACTGGTCAGATTTTGGGTGGAACTGCATAGCGGAGGTCGCGGTCGCTGGCGAGGGAAAGATAGGCTTCACCCCACTGATGCGGGCTTGCCAGACTCCAGGGTTCGGCGCTGCCGGCCGCTTTGAAACGAAGGCCGTAGATCCCGCCATAGACCAGGTACGCCAGACCCGCGCCGGAGTCCTCAATCGGCTGGGCGAAGGCCTGACAGGCGGGCAGGGCGGGATGTTCGCTCCATCCGGTGACGTCGTACCATTCTCCGGCCGGGTTCCGCTCGAAGAGCCGCACATGCACAATAGGCCTGGCAGGACCCGTTTCCTTGAAGCGGGCGAAGAAACTGGTTTCGCAGTTTTCGTTGGATTCGACTTCGACGATCATGGGATCACGGATCGAGAATGCGTCCGCCATCTCGAGGGCGGGGGATTTCTTGACTGTTTGCGCTCATAAAGTAAGCTTACCAAAGCGATACGTGTCAAAGAAGGGTTCGTGAGGATTGTCATGACGCTCCATCGTACCAAACGGATTCTGTGCCGGTTCGCCGTCGTATGGGACCGAATACTCAAGGCCCAGAGAGACCGGTAGAAGCCTGCGGTGAGGAATCCTCCACAGAGAGACCAGCCTGAAAGCAGAAGGGCCCGGCGGGAAACCGCCGGGCCCTTCGCTTCTTCCCTCGAGCTATCGGCTGTACGCCGTCAGCTCGGTTGCGTCTCTTAGTACATCCCTTCCATGCCGTGGTTGTGGCCTGCGTGGCCGCCCGCGGCTTCCTTCTTCTCTTCAGGGATGTCGGTGATCATGACTTCGGTCGTGAGCATCAGGCCTGCGACGCTGGCGGCGTTCTGCAATGCGCAGCGCGACACCTTAGTCGGGTCGATGATGCCGGCCTTGATCATGTCCACGTATTCATCCGTCGCCGCGTTATAGCCGGAGCTGGTGTTCTTGTCATCGCGTACCTTGCCGACGACGACGGAGGATTCTCCGCCTGCGTTGGCGACGATCTGCCGGATCGGCTCTTCCAATGACCGGCGCACGATGTCGAGACCGACCTTCTGTTCGGCCGGCACATCCTTTATTCCGTCCAGGGCCTTGATGCAGCGGAGATAGGCCGTTCCGCCGCCGGGGACGATGCCTTCTTCCACCGCGGCCTTCGTCGCGTGGAGGGCGTCTTCGACGCGCGCCTTCTTTTCCTTCATTTCGGTTTCGGTCGCGGCACCCACGTTGATGACGGCCACGCCGCCCACGATCTTCGCCAAACGCTCCTGGAGCTTCTCGCGATCGTAGTCGGACGTCGTCTCGTCGATCTGGGCCTTGATCTGCTTGACGCGGGCCTCGATCTTCTTCGGGTCGCCGTAGCCTTCGACGATCGTGCTGTTGTCCTTGTCGATCGTCACGCGCTTGGCGCGGCCGAGATCGGTCAGCTTCACGTTCTCGAGCTTGATGCCGAGATCTTCGGAAATCACCTGTCCGCCGGTCAGGATCGCGATGTCCTCCAGCATGGCCTTGCGGCGATCGCCGAATCCGGGAGCCTTCACGGCCGCCACGTTCAACGTACCGCGGAGCTTGTTGACGACGAGGGTCGCCAGGGCTTCGCCTTCGACTTCTTCCGCGATGATCACGAGCGGCTTGCCCATCTTGGCCACCTGCTCGAGGATCGGGAGGAGGTCCTTCATGCTGCTGACTTTCTTTTCATTGATCAGGATGAGCGGCTCTTCGACCGAACATTCCATCCGCTCGGCGTTGGTGACGAAATAGGGGGAGATGTAGCCGCGATCGAACTGCATGCCCTCGACCACGTCCAGCGAGGTGGTCATCGACTTGGCCTCTTCGACCGTGATGACGCCGTCCTTGCCCACCTTTTCCATCGCCTCGGCGATCAGATCGCCGATGGTCTTGTCATTGTTGGCCGAAATGGTGCCGACCTGGGAGATCTCGGTCTTGGTCTGGCAGGGCTTGCTGAGCTTCTTCAATTCGGCCACGACGGCTTCGACGGCCTTGTCGATGCCGCGCTTGATTTCCATCGGATTGGCGCCGGCGGTGATGTTCTTGGCGCCCTCGCGATAGATGGCCTGGGCCAACACGGTGGCGGTGGTGGTGCCGTCTCCGGCGGTATCGCTGGTCTTGCTTGCGACTTCGCGAACCAGCTGCGCGCCCATGTTTTCATACGGATTCTTGAGTTCGACTTCCTTGGCGACGGTGACACCGTCCTTGGTGATGGTCGGGGCGCCGAACTTCTTGTCGAGAATGGCGTTCCGGCCCTTCGGGCCGAGCGTCGCCTTGACGGCGTCGGCGAGCTGATTGACCCCCTTCAGAATGGAGGCCCGAGCTGCCTCGCTGTACAACAGTTGCTTTGCCATGTGATTCCTCCCTTGGTGTCGTATGTTCAATCAATAATGGACGTGTGACGGACGATCCTCAGTTGGCGAAGATCCCGAGAATGTCCTCTTCCTTCAGGATCAAGCATTCCTCGTCCTCGATCCGGAGCTTACTGCCGGAGTACTTGTCGAAGAGCACCTGGTCGCCGACCTTGACGTTTTCAACCTTCTTCCCCACGGCCTGCACCACGCCCCGCTGCGGCTTTTCCTTGGCCGAGTCCGGCACGTAAATTCCGCCCGCGGTCCGTTCCAGTTCCTCGGTGTAGGTGATGAACACCCGATCACCCAGTGGCTGAAAACCCTTGGCGACGTTTTTCTTCTCTTTCGCTGCTGTGCTCATATGCAACACCCTCCTCGTGCTGATTAGTGAACCGGTTGATATAGTGACGATTTGGTACTGGTTCAAACTCGACGGCGCATGACTGCGCGCCTCAAGCAGAAGCCCTGATCTGCAAACTCGGGGGTTGAGATAGCCTCAGGTCAGTCCAAGTCAAGGGGGGGATTCAGAATTTCTTTCCAGCCCCACTTCGTCGTCGGGAAGGCATCATAACCTATTGACATTCCAATATGCCAGGGAGATTTTTGGTGCGGTCGGCGATAGAGAGGCCGGTGGAGGTCAGACACGCAAGCGATCGAAATCCTTGACGTCCTTCTTGATATAGTCGCGAATCCGCTTGATGATGCGAGCTTCCAACTGCCTGGTCCGCTCCTTGGTAATGCCGTACTTCTCACCCAGATCGTCGAGCGTGAGCGGCGTCTCTGACAAGAGACGATTGCGCAGAATATCCTCGTCCCGCTCGTCCAACGTCTTGACGAACTCCGCCAGCTTTGCCCGGAACAGCGTCTGCAATTGGTGCTGAGCGAGTTGCTCATCGGCTCCAACCTGCTGAGAGGGCAGCACGTCGAGCAGGGTGCCGTCCTGTTCTTCGCCGATCGGCTGGTCGAGGGAGAGTTCCCAGTTCCCCAGACGCTGATCCATTTCGACGACGTCTCGTTCCCGTACGTTCAACCGGTCGGCGAGCAGCTTCGTGTCCGGCGCAAAGCCCTGCCGTTCGAGCTTCGCTTTCTCCTTCTTCAAATTGTAAAAGAGCTTGCGCTGATCCTGTGTCGTCCCGATTTTGACGAGACGATAGGTATTGAGCAGGTAGCGCAGGATGTAAGCCCGTGACCACCAGGCGGCATAGGCATAGAAGCGCACGTTCTTCGACGGATCGAATTTCTTGATGGCCTGCATCAGGCCCACGTTGCCTTCTTGGATCAGATCCATGTGGTCGGCGCCGGTATGCAGGTACTCGGATGCGATAGCCACGGAAACCCGGAGATTGGCCATGATGAGCTTCACCGCGGCTTCGCGGCTGCCGTGCGTCCGGTATTCTTCGAATAAACGCTGTTCCTCTTCCTTGGTCAGGTACGGATGCCGCCGGACTTCGGCCAGGTATTGCTGGAGGGCCGTAACCGGTACGACTGCGGTCGTATCGACGGCCGCCCGCGTCGCGGGCGCGTCGTCCGATCCGGTGTCCGTCTTCGTCTGCTCTTCGACCGGATCCTCTTCGGAAGGTCCGAGAATTTCCGGTTCCAGCGGTGCCTCGGCCGCCGGTTTATTTTTTCGCTTCATCAGGGTCGAGACTATCACACCGTTCGACGGGGGACCAAGCGCAAGGATCGGAGGGGGCCGCCCGTCGTCGCTTGCACCGGCGAAACCGCGTCCCCTATAGTGACCTGTTTGATCCACGGGAGGCGGCATGGCGAATGTGCTGTGGGCGCTCAGACGCGGGCATTGGCCTTCGTTGATCGGAGCCTGGTTGCATTTCGAGGTCAGTTTCATGACCTGGCTGCTGATCGGTT from Nitrospira japonica harbors:
- a CDS encoding PAS domain S-box protein; translation: MATVLIFAIDVHFPIGFAPWLPYFLLALPIARLYDPRILLFATAFWSVAIMGEPFLPSHSGESLPLAVFNRSVGIGTLWILTAFLYFDAQGRRARQRSEAKLQAIVEGALDAVVAMDRHGTVVEWNPQAERIFGFSREEAMGKPLVELIVPGDQRAAHIEGLKRYLATGTERMLRQRIEVAALRKNGARFPAELTVIPLMLGKDVLFSSFIRDISERQRAEDALRQTTAFIESLFEHLPDMVFVKDAQDLRFVRFNKAGEALLGYSRSDLLGKNDYDFFPKQEADFFTAKDRETLAGGCLIDIPEEPVQTKDMGVRLLHTKKIPICDDDGTPRYLLGISEDVTERKEAEAELVRARLAAEAASKAKSDFLANMSHEMRTPLNAIMGMADYLARTPLSPQQLALVERCTKASDALLRMIEDLLLTAKAESGTLTLTSEPFVLREIMLECTNLLGTEAQGKGLTVTTHLDPAIPARMKGDPHRFQQVLLNLVRNAIKFTEAGSITVQAKLRAIDDAQCKVQFAVADTGIGIIDELRDRLFERFSQADSRANRHYGGVGLGLAICRQLVDLMGGRIWVESAPGQGSTFSFTIPFGLVQTGMETQEPSTATARGRIFPSTMRESGAKEWHVLLAEDSIESQHVMRLYLSKSPYRLDCADSGTSVVETFKSGRYDLVLMDLHMPDIDGCEATRRIRAWETERDLPRTPIVALTADGFAESRQRSAEAGCDDFLTKPVKMDTVLSTIRRFVTETKPTPPPGRMKSDQAGLLDAELNRMRPKFLQNRRLDIEELQRAVESGNFDQIKLIGHRIKGLAGTYGLHAIGAIGGALEEAAVRRHLEHIRAGITDLRTAVEAAQHSLSSSGHDRSPSPTTQ
- the groL gene encoding chaperonin GroEL (60 kDa chaperone family; promotes refolding of misfolded polypeptides especially under stressful conditions; forms two stacked rings of heptamers to form a barrel-shaped 14mer; ends can be capped by GroES; misfolded proteins enter the barrel where they are refolded when GroES binds); the encoded protein is MAKQLLYSEAARASILKGVNQLADAVKATLGPKGRNAILDKKFGAPTITKDGVTVAKEVELKNPYENMGAQLVREVASKTSDTAGDGTTTATVLAQAIYREGAKNITAGANPMEIKRGIDKAVEAVVAELKKLSKPCQTKTEISQVGTISANNDKTIGDLIAEAMEKVGKDGVITVEEAKSMTTSLDVVEGMQFDRGYISPYFVTNAERMECSVEEPLILINEKKVSSMKDLLPILEQVAKMGKPLVIIAEEVEGEALATLVVNKLRGTLNVAAVKAPGFGDRRKAMLEDIAILTGGQVISEDLGIKLENVKLTDLGRAKRVTIDKDNSTIVEGYGDPKKIEARVKQIKAQIDETTSDYDREKLQERLAKIVGGVAVINVGAATETEMKEKKARVEDALHATKAAVEEGIVPGGGTAYLRCIKALDGIKDVPAEQKVGLDIVRRSLEEPIRQIVANAGGESSVVVGKVRDDKNTSSGYNAATDEYVDMIKAGIIDPTKVSRCALQNAASVAGLMLTTEVMITDIPEEKKEAAGGHAGHNHGMEGMY
- a CDS encoding GroES family chaperonin — translated: MSTAAKEKKNVAKGFQPLGDRVFITYTEELERTAGGIYVPDSAKEKPQRGVVQAVGKKVENVKVGDQVLFDKYSGSKLRIEDEECLILKEEDILGIFAN
- a CDS encoding sigma-70 family RNA polymerase sigma factor, with translation MKRKNKPAAEAPLEPEILGPSEEDPVEEQTKTDTGSDDAPATRAAVDTTAVVPVTALQQYLAEVRRHPYLTKEEEQRLFEEYRTHGSREAAVKLIMANLRVSVAIASEYLHTGADHMDLIQEGNVGLMQAIKKFDPSKNVRFYAYAAWWSRAYILRYLLNTYRLVKIGTTQDQRKLFYNLKKEKAKLERQGFAPDTKLLADRLNVRERDVVEMDQRLGNWELSLDQPIGEEQDGTLLDVLPSQQVGADEQLAQHQLQTLFRAKLAEFVKTLDERDEDILRNRLLSETPLTLDDLGEKYGITKERTRQLEARIIKRIRDYIKKDVKDFDRLRV